In Silene latifolia isolate original U9 population chromosome 6, ASM4854445v1, whole genome shotgun sequence, the genomic window GAGTGATTCATTACCAAGAAACTTTTGAGATTGTTCTGTCTTTCGGGAGAGTTGATAGAATTTGGATCCATAGTTTCTTGTAGTCCCCTTTGATATAATTGGTACTCCATAACATTTTGTTAATTGGTATCCGTATATTAAACGATATATGTTGGTGACGAATTGGTTTCCCCTCCAGTTTCGTTCTGAATATTTTTGATCTCTTTGAATGTTGCATGTGAGGTGTTCGATGAAATAACTCTGTCAATTGACTACTATACCGCTCTACTTCCTGGCTCCCTAAAAGGTACCCCGTATTGAGTACTCTTTCCGTCTCTATCATTTGCTTATATTTTTTATTCTTTATAAGatttattttaatcaaaggtaaataaatgatacgGATAAATTATTATCGTTTTGTCACAATTAATTAAAGCAATAAGCCCACAACTCAAGTACTCAACAAGCTTATCGTCTCTAATAGAATTGATGATTGGTATTTATACAATTATTTTGTGAAGATAAACGAGCTTTGACCAAACCGATCTCGAGCTACTCGCGAGCaatctcgtctcattaacacccctacCCATAGGTATGAGAAATCCATATCCCAAACTCATGAGATAtggatataaaaaaaaaacaaaaaaaggagAATAATAACAACGAATGAGTTTTAGCTCATTCCAAAACACATATACCTCCAAACATCCCCAAGGTTTTAACTTTTAACATGACAAAACCATACCACTATACAAGAACTTGCTACATATAAACTAGAGTAATTTAATAATTACACCCTTTTATAAATcacttttttaaaattactcccttttgaaaactttttaataatttactcccataaaatgttCTCAGGTTAAAAAATTGCACCCAAATAGACAATCCGGTGAAAAGTCATGTTTTAGGACCGTTATGCCCTTGTTTTTTAACCCAACATTCACGTTTTACAACTCTCAGTCATCTCTTTCATTTTCATCGACCTTAAAATtccaatttttactcaaaaattctcCCCCAAATTTGCGCTTGGTGAATCCATCCCTAATTTGTGACGATTCCAGATTCATAGTTGTAAGTTTCCTCCCCAAAATCATGTTTATAGTATTAATTTGTTAGTTGTAAAGTGTAAACCCTAATTTCTGGGTTTGCAAATCAATTTCTGGGTTTTTTGCGAATCAATTTATTTGTTCATAGTCATATTTTGTGTGTCGTGACTTGTGAACCCTAGTTTATGGGTTTAATTTGACAAATTTATTTGTTCATTGCCTTAATTTACGTGGTTTTAATTCAAATTTTTGAGTTTCTTACCCTAATATATGTGTTTTTAAGTATAATTTCTGGGTTTGTAAGTAGTATTGTAACCCAAATTTGTGTGTTTAAAacccaaatcacaaaataaaaCTTACTCGGTGAAGGTGGTTTTGGGAAAGTTTACTGGGCATTCATCGATAATCCTAATTAAGCAGGTGAATGAACACACGCTGTTTTTTTCTCTCACATATTTCTGCCAGGAAACAAACAGAACTACAGACATAATAGACATTATTTTGCTATAGGTTGTTGCAGTAAAGCAGCTAGACATGAACGGCCTGCAGGGAAATCGAGAGTTACTGTGCTGAAGGGCTTCAGAGGCTTTGGGTGTATGAGTTCATGGGTAAAGGATCACCTTTTCGGGAGTTGTCGAACCTTCCTGAGTAACCTTAATTGGGAAAAAATGGGGAAATTACAAGAAGAGGGTGTATGAATGAAGTGAGGTGAAGGGTATAAAGGAGAGAGAAGAGTGTAAGAATATAGTATAAGAGGGTAGAAGGGCATTTTCGTCATAAAAATAGCTTAAAATCAGAAAATTAAAATAGTGACGGAATATGTCACCGGAGTGTCAAATTGGGTGCAATTTTTTACCTGAAAACATttccacaaattctcattatagacgggcactatccgtctatacgtatcgacggataccattttccctcacaaaatacccatttgccataaagtggaaagcacatgggggtgccccatcTTGTCCcccttacccattttattagaggtctttacccgtctgttcgccccacccgtctataccaagacctattgaaacATTTCatgggagtaaattattaaaaagttttcaaaagggagtaattttagaaaagTGGTTTCATGGGAGTAAAATATTGACGGAATATGTCACCGGAGTGTCAAATAAGAGTAAATTAGAAGTTGCTCCAATTTAAAATCCAGTTTTTTAAAAATAATCTTTTataaaaaatttcataaaattATTCCCTTAAATGCATGCACTTTGatcaaaaattgcttcaaacttttaatttaagtgacttattcCGTTTGTTATTGAACTCTCCCTCCATTAGTGTACATAGTTATAACTTTTAAAGTATAATTTGACTAAGTCACAtaggaaataaattcaaaaaaagaaagcATAAGTCACTTAAGTTGGAGTTAAGAGCGAGTAATTTCTATTTTACTCTTAGTTTTTAACCATTATTTGGTTCAGTTGCTGCACTATTAAGACAAACGTATCAATCTAAATCGGGTTAATATCGGATCGGGTCAAAATCGGGTCAGGAATggtttttcgggttcgggtcactgattATCGGGTCATGTCACGGGTCGTCACCGGGTCGGGTTGGTTTCGGTTCAAAAAAAATTCGGGTTCTAACGGATCGGGTTTGCTCggattcgggtcgggtcagacttaCCCGCTCTATTGAGTGCTACTTATAAGTCATACTCAGATAGTCAGATCCTTAGTTTGGGTATCCGGTCGGATCATCGGGTTATTTTTGCCCTAACCTAACTTAAAATAGACTTATTTTAAACGGAACCAAATTAGGTTGTCAATCTGCAATCATCCTTTCAATCGAAATCCCTCTTTTCTCCAAAATTAGGTTTTATCCTTTTGTAAACAATGACGACAAgaaaaaagccccaatttttatCAAGAAGTAACAATCATCCGACCCAGATTACGGAATTCAAGTTCTTGCCACCCGAAATTTGGACTCAGATCCTTGAAAAATCGCCGGCGAAAACCCTATTAAAATTCAGGTGCGTATGTAAGTCTTGGTGCTCTATTATTGATCAAACTGAATTCATTCACACGCATCCTCAAATTTCCCAAATCCTCAATTCTGGGAATGATAATAGATCATTATTATCCCTTGAGCTTGTGGAATACCATGGAAATCGATGTCCAGGGTGTTTGTTGACACTTCGTCATCCCAAAACGCTTCAAGAAACCAGTTCCATTTTCAGGAAATCTGATTTGTACTCGTACCGTATTATTGGTAGTTGTAATGGGTTGATCCTTGTTAATAGAATTGGTGGTTTTTATGTATACCAGAAAGATTTGAGACTGTGGAACCCTTGTATTCGTAAATCATTGGTAATTCCCGCTTGCCCATTTCACCGATCTTTGCTACTGGATTGTGTTTATCTGTTTGGTTATGCTCCTGTTAATAAGGATTATAAAGTCATTGCGATTGCATCGGAAAAAGGTGAGGGTGAAGAGACTAGGAAGATGTATGTTGCAATTTATACACTCTCTGATCAACAATGGACTATTAGAAATGATGAGTTGAATATCAAGCTTCCGAATGCTATTGATATGTTTCTGCCATTTTACTGTTTATCGTCTGCTGTTTTCTTGAAAGGAGTCGCATATTGGCTTGGTAATGTTGATAAACAAAGGAATGAATTAACTCATCTTGGTTCCTTTGACTTTGATAAGGAAGAAATCGTCTTATTGGAACTGCCATCTAGTTGGGAAGAAAGGGGCTCATCTAAGTTTCTGTTTCTTTTTGGTGAATCCCTTGCGATTTTCAGAATTACCGGGGTAGCTTCCAGCATATGGGTGCTAGATCAGGACAACAAAAAGGAGCCATGGACTCGAAGGTTCTTGGGGAAATCAAGTCAGGATGGTTATAAACTATTCAGATGTTTTGTAAACGAAAAGGTTTTCTTTTGCGAGAGTGATGGTGGCTATTTTATTTGTGGGAATAAGTTGTATAATATAACCAGTTGTGAAGTGCGGGAGTACGAAGGTTTTATTTACTTCAAATTACAACTAGAAATGTATTCGGAGAGCTTGGTGTTGTCCAACGTATATGGAGCACGCGATTTGAGGTTTTTCCCATGATTGAGTTGATCCTACTCTGTTGTCTTACCAATGGTCACCAACCTATGCCTAGATAAATTATTCATATTGTCATAGTCTTTTTCTTTCGGCTGTCCATCGGCCTTTTATGCCTAGAATAGGTAcgagtttttatgttttatgataTAAAACATAAATATTACCTTATATGCATTCATGTATCTGTTACATATATGCTGCACCTCTGGTGTATATATGAAACTCGCTTTCATTCTTGAAAGTTAACATAAAATCAGATTCTTTGTGTACATTTATTAAATTACTCTTATATGAATGAATGTGCTTGCATGATTGGTAGTATAACATTGTTACAAGTGCTCTTACTTGGCTACTTTATGTTCTGCCTACTGATTATGACATACTAGCAAGAAACTCATTGAAAACCCATAAATATATGATTGTTGTTTTTGAATCGGAGCTGCAAATGATGATTTGAATTAAATGAGTGATTTTTTTTAAAGAGTCGGAGCTGCAAATGATGATTCGACACCATAAACATCTTGTATATGAGTGATTCAATTGCAAGGCGCTTTTGCTATGTTCTGGCTTTAGGGTGAGTATGCATTTTCGTAACAAGGGGCAAAGATCAGCACAAAGCGAGACTTGAGAGAATTTGGATTCATAACCTCTCGTGCGCAATGGTTTTTCATGTGCTATTGGAGAGTTGTGGCTATTTAACCAAAAACTGATGAGTTATGCAAAACATTTTATGCAGGTGTGTTTGTAGCTTATGGTTCAATTCAAACCTGATTTGGCTACCTAATAACATCAATGTCTTATTGGTACTTTGAGAGTATGTTTCATCAGTTTTATTATGTTCAATCAATTACGATTTCTGTCTAGGGGCAGCTCATTGGTTTGGAAAAGGTCCATAAAGTGATATGGGAGTGGTACTTATTCCCGTTGATATGAATCAACTCAATTTGTTTCCTTTGACTTTGATACCGAGATGTTCACCTATTTGGAACTTGAATTTGGATGTTGACGTGGTGCTTGAATTTAAGTCACTCTCCGTCGCTATATGATTGTGCAATTTAATGTACTGTGTCATTCATTTGGTATTAACCATTCAATAGAGTCTTGATTTGAGTCGAGTAAGACACAAGGATGGTGAAGCATCCCACATGAAACTCAGCACCTCCGCATTTATTTGTTAGGTCTTGACTGTGAGATGTCTTTTTAGCCTAGCTTTCCGCCATCACATAACTTTTTATTGCACCCTTTTTAAACAACCGACAGTTAATTCCCAATGCTACCGACTTCTTATTATTCTGTGCTAATTTATCGTATCTTGCTGAGTATTTAAGTTGTATTTGACACTATTTATTTATACAAGCCAATTAATGAGAAACTAGAATAGTCTATGCAAGCcaagtactccgtattattttagTTACtcctattatattattataatgaTGGCTACTTGATAATAGGAGAACTGGTTCTGCCATAGCCATCGTATAAAAATCACGCCAAAGTCAACAGCTGAATCATGGTCTCTAATGGAAATGGAGAGCAAGGAGAAGGAAATTTCAATCCAAGGTAGCCACGGATACTTCAGGTGCGTATGTAAATAAAATTCCGCAACATAAAATATAGAGTCCATTGCCGGAGTACTTGCATAAAAATTAGATTGTCAATCTTCACTCACCCCTTCAATTGAATTCCTTCTTTTCTCCAAAAATTATGTTTTGTAAACAATGACGACAAGAAATAAAACCCAAGTTTCATCAAGCAGTAACAATCATCCGACTCAGATTTCAGAATTCAAGTTCTTCCCACCCGAAATTTGGATCCAAATCTTGGCAAAATTGCCGGCAAAAAGCCTATTAAAATTCAGGTGCGTATGTAAATCTTGGTGCTCTATTATTGATGATCCTGATTTCATTCACATACATTTTCAACTTTGCCAAATTCCCAATTCTGGAAATAATACTAGATCATTATTAGCCCTCGAGGGTTTGGAATACCGTCAAAATCAGTGGGCTGGGTGTTTGTTGACAATTGTTCATTGTGAAACGCTTCAAGAAACCGGTCTCATTTTCAGAAAATCTGATTTGTACTCGTACCGTATTATTGGTAGTTGTAATGGGTTGATCCTTGTTATTAGAAATGATGGTCATCCTTTTTACCAGAAAGATTTGAGATTGTGGAACCCTTGTATTCGCAAATCATTGGTGATTCCCACTTGCCCACTTCCCTCATCTTTGCTCATGTATGCTGTTTATGTGTTTGGGTTTGCCCTTACTAGTAAGGACTATAAAGTCGTTGCAATTGCATCGGAAAAAAGTGTCGGTGAAGTGCCTAGGAGAATGTATGTCGCAGTTTATACGCTCCATGATCAACAATGGACTGTTCGAAATGATGGTTTGAATGTCCGTTCTCCAAACATTATTGGAAGGTTTTGGCCATATTATTGTTTATCGGCTGCTGTTTTCCTGAAAGGAGTGGCGTATTGGCTTGGGAATCTTGATAGAGATGGGAATCAGTTTTCTCATCTTGGTTCCTTTGACTTTGATACAGAAGAATTCGCCTTTTCAGGACTGCCATCTAGTTGGGAAGAAAGAGGCTCATTTAGGCACCTGTTTCTTCTTGGGGAATCACTTGCGATTTTCAGAATTTCCGAGGTAGCTTCCAGCATATGGGTGCTAGATCAGGACAACAAAAAGGGGCCATGGATTCGAAGATTCTCGGGGAAATCAAGTCAGGATGGATATGAACtattcagatttttattaaatCAAAAGGTTTTCTTTTGTGAGAATGACGGTGGTTATTTTATTTGTGGGAATAAATCGTATAATATAGCTAGTTCTGAAGTGCAGGAGTTCAAAGAGTTTAAAAGCCTCTCTTTACAACTAGAAGTGTATTCGGAGACCTTGGTGTTGTCCCAAGGATACGGAGTAAGCGATTTGAGGTTTTTCCCATGAATGTGTGAATACTACTTGATTTGTCTTATCAATAGTTTTGGGAAGAACCTCAACCTTAAATATGTCAATTGCTACTCATTCCTCATGATGTTTGCTCAGCGAGAATTCGACGGTTTTATTTCAAGGCGGGTCGGGTTCGGGCCCAGGCCGGGTCAGCCCGTACTGATGGCCAGCTCTAAGTACATCCCACCTGAAATTTGGACTTGCATCCTCGCAAATTTACCGGCTAAAACCCTGGTACCATTCAGGTGCGTATGTAAATCATGCCGTTTCATCATTGATCACCCTGATTTTATTTCCATGCATCTTAATCATTGCGGTATTAATTCCGGCAATCATAAATTCTTATTAGCCCTCGAGGTATTGGGACACGATCCTAAATATGGAGGATACTCGTTGACAGTTTGTCAGGCCGACACACTTCCAAAAACCGCTTATATTTTTGAGAATAGGGATTTACACAAGTTCTATATTATAGGGAGTTGTTCTGAATTACTTTTAGTGCGACAATAATGTCGTGCTCCCAAGTCCCAAGTACTTGGACGAATTGAGAGTGTCGAACCCTTGTATTCGAAAATCATTGCGACTTCCCAAGTGCCCGCTTCCCTGGTCCTCGATCGACGATGCTGTATATGTGTTCGGGTATGCCCCTGTTATCCAGGATTATAAAGATTGCTATTGCATCTAGTCTTAAACAGCGAAACATGTTGCAATCCTGCTCTCTGGAAGTACTCAAATTTTGAGGTGGTACTAGAAACTAAATCCCTTTTGTGTTTGATTAGTAAGGATCCTTTTTTATTACTAACATATggtcgttaatttatttatttcctgGCAGTCCTTTGGCTTTTGCAAAGATATGTATTATTACTAGCATATTGTCGTAGCTAATTTATTTTTAACCCGACGATCCCTTGAATTATCAATTCTGCAGATATGAGTTTAAGTTGAGAAATATATTAGGTACTTTTTCTTTCTTTATCTCTATTTGCCGTATATTTTTCAAGATTGTTAATCGCTTAATTTCTTATTCCCACTTTGAGCGTCTTCTACATAATACATATGCTGCAAAAGATGATTTGAAATTTCACATCTTGCGTATGAGTGATTCATTTGCGAGGGGGCATTCCATGTTCTGGCTTTTTTCGGGTGAGTAGAGATTTTCCAAACCTTTGATGCGCAATAATTGAATTTTGATGCACAGCTCTAGGTTGCTAGATTATTTGTCGTCATAGTTCATTGTTTTTAAGGCAAAAATTGACCAGTGCGAAACATTGAGATTGACCAGCTACCATACATAAGAACGAACAGGGAAAAAAAAAGTATATCAATTATCAAGTAGCATTTGGAGGTTTAGAAACTGTTTATGAAATCGACCGTCTAAATTGTGATTGCTCAATGAAAGTGATTTCATAGGTGGAACCTATGAAATGGACAAGCCATCAGATCACACATAAGAAATCTGAGTTATACTAAGAAAATGGACAAGCTACTAGCCTAGTAGCCTACTACacataagaaagaaagaaaagtacTCGTATATTAATTGGCATTTGGTGCTTTAAAAACTCTTTATGAACTCAACGGTTTAAATTGTGATTACTTTATAAAAGTGATTTCATTGTTACAAGTTACAACACTAAAACCTACTTTAAGACGGAGTACTTACACTGAACGGAACGAAATGTTTTGGTGAGGAGTCAGTTCCGTAAAAATTAGGTTATAAACTCATGAAGAGATAAATGTTTTATTTATCACGTGGCATTTTAGAGCATTAGATTTAGGAACAAAATGGTCGCTCTTCGTTAGATTTTTCAACCCGATTTTACGAAATTGGGGGAATTGCTCACGGTCCAACAACCAGTATAAATAGACAACTGTATAAATACTAGAAATCAATTGAATTGCAATACCATTTCCCTCTCATTTGACAGTACCCTTAtcaaacttttacaatgaaaagcAGTAAGAATCCCACAACTTTATCGAATTTGGTCTATATTTCTGAATGCAAGTACTTACCACCCGATATTTGGACTCGTATTTTGTCAACATTACCTGCTAAAACCCTATTAAAACTCAGGTGCGTATGTAAATCTTGGTGCTCCATTATTGATAACCCTGATTTCGCTCACATGCAAGCCCAATTCAATTCTGaaaataatacgagtaatagagTATTGGTAGCTCTCGAGGGTATGGGATACACTGGAGGTCAAGGCTGTGTGTTGACAGTTCGTGATGCTGAAACTCTTAGTAAAACCGATCACATTTTTAGAATACATTCGTACAGGTACCGTCTTATAGGTAGCTGTAATGGCTTGCTTTTAGTTGAACGATCTGCTCCTCAGGGTTGCCTTAAGGAATTGAGATTGTGGAACCCTTGTATTCGCAAATCGTTGATACTTCCCAATTGCCCACTTCCCTCTCCTTTGCTATACAATAGTTGGTATTTGTTCGGATTTGCCCATGATAATAAGGATTATAAAGTTGTTGCATTTGGATTTGATAATAGTCAGGGGATAGAGAATGAAAAAATTTATTTTGCAGTTTATACTCTCAGTAATCAGCAATGCACCGTCAGACATGATCCCCTAAATGTCAGTAGTCTGAACAATAATGTTAGTATGTTTTGGATGTTTAATTCTTTATCAGCCGCTGTTTTCTTTCGAGGCGCAGCACACTGGCTCGGAAATAATGATAACCAAAGGCTTGCATTTACTCATCTTGGTTCCTTTGACTTTGATCAGGAAAAAGTAACCCTTTTGGAACTGCCATTTACTTGCGAAGAAAGAGGCTCCTTaaggtttctttttcttcttggGGGGTCGCTAGCCGTCTTCAGTATTTCTGAGGTAAGTTCCAGCATATGGGTGCTAGAACAGGACAACCAAAAGGGGCCATGGACTCTATGGTTTTCTGGGAAATCAAGTGAGGATGGTTATGAAGTTTTCAAGTTGTGCTATGTTAATCTTGAAAAGGTGTTCTATTTTGAGAATGATGGCGGCTATTTAGTTTGTGGGAACAAGGCTTATAATATAGGTAGTGGCCAAGTGCAGCCGTTTAAAAGATATATGAGCTCTCATTTAAAACTGGAAACGTATTTGGAGAGCTTGGTGTTGTTCAAAGGATATGGAGCTCGTGATTTGAGGTCGTTTCCATGAATAGGAGAATTCTACTCTGTCTTGCTGAGCAGTTAAGTATTGTATGGTGATAGGGAGCCTCCATTACTCCCAAGGCTGCCGTCAAACTTCTGCTGAGTTTCAGGTGCGTTTTGGGGTGCTCTAGTGAtgacccttatttcatttatattcATTTACGAGCTACTACTATACAAGAACAATTGCAAGAAGAATCGAATTCTCGTCATGGAATGCTTGGGATATAATGGTAACAAAGGAAATTGGGTTTACGGTGATCGTGGAGATGGAAAAGGATGGCAAACAGTGATCATGGAGAACTCTAGCAGGGACTATTTTCATTCCATCAAAGACCGAGGTGAATTCCAATATTGgcatattgtttttttttatggGGAGAAATCTTCTTCAAAGTAATATGTGTTTGCAATTGAGTTGTAAGTTGTAACCGCCTTTTTCCATACCACTGCAGCATAGGAAGTCTAGGGAAGAATAATGCTGCAGATTTTGTACACAACATCGTCCTAAATGGCGCGTTTATGAGAAATACTACCAATGGCCTAAAGGAGTAAGAGTTGGCAGGTACTACAAGTCTACAATATTATTGTTTTGTCCTTATATATTTAAGGCTGCAGCACATAAATTCAGTTAACATTTTTCACTTAATGCAGGGAGGATCAGGTTATGCATAGGCGATAAAGTTCAAAAATGTGATTATGGAATTACTAGTCTGATTCGTTCCGCCTCACAAGACAGATCCATGATGGTGTCGTGCGTTTTACACGACGCTGCAGCGGCGATGTCCAGTGGATCACATATACGAAAATCCCCTATCCCCTTTCATCCCTTCCTCCGTACGTACGAATTACTAGAGTTTGAATTACGGTACTAATTATTCAACCAGTTAACATAGAATTACGTGTAGGGTTATAAATCAAACGTACtgtaaaaaaattgaaaattcaagAGCATTCAGAATTTCAGTCAAGTTGATGAATCCAAAAATCAATTGAGTCCAATTCAAGTATCTGATAAATTTTTGTTACTCATGATTAAAATGATTATAGTTAAGTTAATGGAtttaaaataaattgaaaatAGGTGTGCAATATTAATAAAAGTTGAAATAGAGATGACAAGGGTTAGAATTGGTAAGTTGATATCATAATTTGGCGATAATAGTAAGACTCGGGTGATAGAAAACAGTACCTAATAAATAAGGGTAGAACTGGAAAGTTAATGCCAAATTCGGGCGATACTAAGTAAACACGGACAATAAAAAGTAgctccaataataataataatgaagatTAATCTCAAATTGGTCTTAACTAGATCATTATTAAGCTAATTCAATATCAAGTCGTAATTAGGTATTTAGGTTCAATCAATATACTAACTAGTCATCTTGAATGTGTTCAAGTTAGGACATGTGAGATTGTTTATAGGTTATCATTAAGTTGGATCAAAATGGTTTTGGTATTACCCAATTCAATTTTAGTAAGGTCGATTTTTGGACAGATCGGTTCAAGTAAGCTATGAGATGTTATTGGGGTAGAGCGGGTAGAATGTAGGCTCTGTA contains:
- the LOC141587666 gene encoding F-box/kelch-repeat protein At3g23880-like, whose product is MTTRKKPQFLSRSNNHPTQITEFKFLPPEIWTQILEKSPAKTLLKFRCVCKSWCSIIDQTEFIHTHPQISQILNSGNDNRSLLSLELVEYHGNRCPGCLLTLRHPKTLQETSSIFRKSDLYSYRIIGSCNGLILVNRIGGFYVYQKDLRLWNPCIRKSLVIPACPFHRSLLLDCVYLFGYAPVNKDYKVIAIASEKGEGEETRKMYVAIYTLSDQQWTIRNDELNIKLPNAIDMFLPFYCLSSAVFLKGVAYWLGNVDKQRNELTHLGSFDFDKEEIVLLELPSSWEERGSSKFLFLFGESLAIFRITGVASSIWVLDQDNKKEPWTRRFLGKSSQDGYKLFRCFVNEKVFFCESDGGYFICGNKLYNITSCEVREYEGFIYFKLQLEMYSESLVLSNVYGARDLRFFP
- the LOC141587667 gene encoding F-box/kelch-repeat protein At3g06240-like produces the protein MTTRNKTQVSSSSNNHPTQISEFKFFPPEIWIQILAKLPAKSLLKFRCVCKSWCSIIDDPDFIHIHFQLCQIPNSGNNTRSLLALEGLEYRQNQWAGCLLTIVHCETLQETGLIFRKSDLYSYRIIGSCNGLILVIRNDGHPFYQKDLRLWNPCIRKSLVIPTCPLPSSLLMYAVYVFGFALTSKDYKVVAIASEKSVGEVPRRMYVAVYTLHDQQWTVRNDGLNVRSPNIIGRFWPYYCLSAAVFLKGVAYWLGNLDRDGNQFSHLGSFDFDTEEFAFSGLPSSWEERGSFRHLFLLGESLAIFRISEVASSIWVLDQDNKKGPWIRRFSGKSSQDGYELFRFLLNQKVFFCENDGGYFICGNKSYNIASSEVQEFKEFKSLSLQLEVYSETLVLSQGYGVSDLRFFP
- the LOC141587668 gene encoding F-box/kelch-repeat protein At3g06240-like, giving the protein MKSSKNPTTLSNLVYISECKYLPPDIWTRILSTLPAKTLLKLRCVCKSWCSIIDNPDFAHMQAQFNSENNTSNRVLVALEGMGYTGGQGCVLTVRDAETLSKTDHIFRIHSYRYRLIGSCNGLLLVERSAPQGCLKELRLWNPCIRKSLILPNCPLPSPLLYNSWYLFGFAHDNKDYKVVAFGFDNSQGIENEKIYFAVYTLSNQQCTVRHDPLNVSSLNNNVSMFWMFNSLSAAVFFRGAAHWLGNNDNQRLAFTHLGSFDFDQEKVTLLELPFTCEERGSLRFLFLLGGSLAVFSISEVSSSIWVLEQDNQKGPWTLWFSGKSSEDGYEVFKLCYVNLEKVFYFENDGGYLVCGNKAYNIGSGQVQPFKRYMSSHLKLETYLESLVLFKGYGARDLRSFP